From the Lolium rigidum isolate FL_2022 chromosome 2, APGP_CSIRO_Lrig_0.1, whole genome shotgun sequence genome, one window contains:
- the LOC124692770 gene encoding GPI ethanolamine phosphate transferase 1 yields MAGRPRPQPHSSSAPTRRRERWLVILGIALHAVYMLSIFDIYFKSPIVHGMAPVPPRLSAPPAKRLVLLVADGLRADKFFEPDERGRYRAPFLRGVIEEKGRWGVSHARPPTESRPGHVAIIAGFYEDPSAVTKGWKANPVEFDSVFNQSRHTISFGSPDIVPIFCSSLPHSTWGSYPHEYEDFATDASFLDHWSFDQFEGLLNRSLDDVKLRQLLLQDKLVIFLHLLGCDSNGHAHRPYSSIYLNNVKVVDEIAERMYNLMESYFNDNQTAYVFTADHGMSDKGSHGDGHPSNTDTPLVAWGAGIRSPKFVAYTDKPDDGFRFVDDHKHDMPTPQNWALEGFERVDVNQADIAPLMATLVGLPCPLNSVGNLPSHYLKLSKADEVEAVLANTKQILNQFLRKSEQKESSSLYFKPFKPLVNYLSVLNQIEDLISARDYETAMKNSEELRSMALAGLHYFQTYDWFMLMTTITLGYIGWMANLILHVLQSYTTFPADLLKRTQVYPKNTSMKVYIGGCLFMGLSSIILLLEKSPLLYHAYVFMTIFLWTRIVQNFGFMKSAWRELSNMPFKYIMNLLISSVAALFILEFLVMSFFDRRLYTWCFLALGILASVYGALFIQASPAVAIYTWLTCWFLSIFTLMPAEIPENNNLVIFSGALIILIAMASRWTTTNTSSFWLYLNRANKRAPKSSKLFFVQVILIAMSSIMVWLTTSHRSMHKELHPLHQLINWCIAGFSMVLPLFSPCIVLSRLTSIFLGFAPPFLLLSIGYEAVFYSAFAMVLMGWIFLESANLYCSEGSDSTVHNSLADGSVFDYDERCLQLSDFRIPLLFMILFNVAFFGTGNFASIASFEISSVYRFITIFSPFLMTALLIFKLFIPYMLVICTFSAITKIVRIPRIGCYFLVILLSDVMTIHFFFLVQNTGSWMEIGNSISHFGIVSAQVVFVLLLFALTNIYTKDIEVSSRQLTSRKVM; encoded by the exons ATGGCCGGCCGCCCCCGCCCGCAGCCGCACTCGTCGTCCGCCCCcacgcggcggcgcgagcggtggCTGGTCATCCTCGGCATCGCGCTCCACGCCGTCTACATGCTCAGCATATTCGACATCTACTTCAAGTCCCCCATCGTCCACGGCATGGCCCCAGTGCCGCCCCGCCTCTCCGCGCCTCCCGCCAAGCGCCTCGTCCTCCTTGTAG CGGACGGGCTCAGGGCGGACAAGTTCTTCGAGCCGGACGAGAGGGGGAGGTACAGGGCGCCCTTCCTGCGCGGGGTGATCGAGGAGAAGGGCCGGTGGGGCGTCAGCCACGCGCGCCCGCCCACCGAGTCCAGGCCCGGCCACGTCGCCATCATCGCTGGCTTCTACGAGGATCCCAGTGCCGTCACAAAAG GATGGAAGGCCAACCCAGTTGAGTTTGATTCTGTATTCAATCAAAGTCGACACACTATCTCGTTCGGGAGTCCAGATATCGTTCCTATATTCTGCAGCAGCTTACCTCACAGCACCTGGGGTTCTTATCCCCATGAATATGAAGACTTTGCAACGG ATGCATCATTTTTGGATCATTGGTCATTTGACCAGTTTGAAGGTCTTCTCAACAGGTCTCTTGACGATGTTAAATTGAGGCAGTTGCTCCTACAGGATAAGTTGGTTATATTTCTGCACTTGTTGGGTTGCGATTCTAATGGTCACGCACATCGGCCTTATTCAAGCATCTATCTGAATAatgtgaaggttgttgatgaAATAGCTGAGAGAATGTACAATCTCATGGAAAGCTACTTCAACGACAACCAAACAGCTTATGTTTTTACAGCAGATCATGGAATGAGTGACAAAG GAAGCCATGGAGATGGACACCCTTCAAACACCGATACCCCTCTTGTAGCATGGGGGGCTGGAATCAGGAGCCCAAAGTTTGTAGCCTATACAGACAAACCTGATGATGGTTTTCGGTTTGTTGATGACCACAAACATGATATGCCCACGCCACAGAACTGGGCTCTTGAAGGCTTTGAAAGAGTGGATGTCAACCAGGCTGATATAGCCCCTCTGATG GCTACACTTGTGGGTTTGCCATGCCCTTTGAATTCTGTTGGAAACTTGCCTTCTCATTATTTGAAATTAAGCAAG GCTGATGAAGTTGAAGCAGTTCTGGCAAACACAAAGCAAATTCTTAACCAGTTTCTCCGAAAGTCAG AGCAGAAGGAATCCAGTTCACTCTACTTCAAGCCTTTTAAACCACTGGTAAACTATTTGTCTGTCCTCAACCAAATTGAAGATCTAATATCTGCAAGGGACTATGAAACCGCCATGAAGAATTCTGAAGAGCTCCGAAGTATGGCTCTTGCTGGTCTCCATTATTTTCAAACATATGACTGGTTCATGTTAATGACAACAATTACCCTTGGATATATTGGATGGATGGCAAACCTCATTCTACACGTGCTACAGTCTTATACAACATTTCCTGCTGATCTTCTGAAGAGAACTCAAGTGTATCCCAAGAATACCTCCATGAAA GTATACATAGGTGGATGCTTGTTTATGGGTTTATCATCCATTATACTACTTCTAGAGAAATCTCCACTTCTTTACCATGCTTATGTATTCATGACAATATTCCTCTGGACAAGAATTGTACAAAACTTCGGATTCATGAAGTCGGCATGGAGAGAGTTATCTAATATGCCATTCAAATATATTATGAATCTCCTGATCAGTTCGGTTGCTGCATTGTTCATACTGGAGTTTCTG GTTATGAGCTTCTTTGATCGGAGGCTTTATACCTGGTGCTTTTTGGCCCTTGGGATACTTGCTTCAGTTTATGGAGCCTTGTTCATTCAAGCTAGCCCCGCAGTTGCAATATACACATGGCTCACATGCTGGTTCCTGTCTATATTCACATTGATGCCAGCTGAAATTCCGGAAAACAACAACTTAGT AATTTTTAGTGGGGCGCTGATAATACTGATTGCGATGGCTTCAAGATGGACGACCACCAATACTAGCAGCTTTTGGCTGTATCTTAATCGAGCAAACAAACGGGCCCCTAAATCGTCCAAGTTATTTTTTGTTCAG GTTATTTTGATCGCAATGTCTTCAATAATGGTGTGGTTAACTACATCTCATCGGTCTATGCACAAAGAACTGCACCCATTGCACCAGTTGATCAACTGGTGCATAGCTG GTTTTTCAATGGTGCTACCGCTTTTTTCACCTTGTATTGTTCTGTCTCGTCTTACATCTATCTTCTTGGGTTTTGCTCCTCCGTTTCTACTGCTCTCTATTGG CTATGAAGCGGTTTTCTATAGTGCTTTTGCAATGGTACTCATGGGATGGATATTTCTTGAGTCTGCCAACCTGTATTGCTCCGAAGGAAGCGATTCTACAGTTCATAATAGCCTTGCGGATGGTTCAGTTTTTGACTATGACGAAAGATGCTTACAACTATCTGATTTTCGAATCCCTCTGTTATTT ATGATCTTATTCAATGTTGCCTTCTTTGGAACTGGTAACTTTGCAAGTATTGCAAGTTTTGAGATCTCATCTGTGTATCGATTCATCACAATATTTAGT CCATTTCTTATGACGGCACTTCTTATTTTCAAATTGTTCATTCCATATATGCTTGTCAT ATGTACATTTAGCGCCATAACCAAGATTGTACGAATTCCACGGATCGGTTGTTATTTTCTTGTAATATTGCTTTCAGATGTCATGACAATTCATTTCTTTTTCCTG GTTCAAAACACGGGGAGTTGGATGGAGATTGGCAACAGCATTAGCCATTTTGGAATCGTCAGCGCGCAAGTGGTCTTTGTGTTGCTGCTTTTTGCACTCACAAATATATACACAAAAGATATCGAGGTCTCATCTCGGCAATTAACCTCACGGAAAGTTATGTAG